The nucleotide window AAGACTGATTACTGTTAAAGTCAATCCATGAATAAGCGCAGGTAAAGCTTCGGGTATCATTACTTTAAAAATTATTTCATTTGTAGTTGCTCCCATTGATTTTGAAGCTTCTATCAATCCCTCGTTTACTTCTTTCAATGCTCCCTCTATTATTCTCGCTACAAAAGGAGCCGCTCCCAATGACAGCGGTATTATAAATGCCACACTTCCATAGGATTTACCTACAATCTGTCTCGACAAAGGTATTAGTAAAACCATAAGTATTACAAAAGGAATAGATCTGGTAATATTTACAAGTATCATGTCAAGCAACTTATGTAAGGTTTTATTAGGCTTCACTCCTTTAGAATCTGAAACTACAAGAAGTATTCCTACAGGAAGACCTATAATCAGTGATACAATCGTTGCTATTCCTACCATATATATTGTTTCCCATAATGGTATAAGCATATTATTGAATTGCAAAAATTTTGACCAGTCAAATTTCATTATAACACCTCCAATTCCACGTTATTTTCTTCAAGCCAACCTCTTATAGCTTTGAGTTTCTCCTCATTTGAAATAATTTCAACTATAAGATAACCAACTACTGTATCACTAAGCTTGTCAATAGAACCTCCAAGTATATTTATATCAGTGTTATATCTTTTTATTATTTCGGTAATATAAGGTTTATCGACTTGATCTCCTGAAAATTTCAGTTTCAATTTAGTATTTCCTTTTAATTTTCTTTCTCCTATTTCATTTTCTTCAATTTCAAATCTTTCATGAGATATATTTTCTACAAATTCTTTTGCCAAAGAAGTTTTCGGATTTAAAAATATATCTTTTGTTTTTCCTTCCTCTATTATTTTCCCATCAGACATTATGGCGGTTTTATTACAAATTTTCCTTATTACTTCCATTTGGTGTGTAATAAGTATTATTGTTATTCCAAATTTTTTATTTATATCTTTCAGTAGTTCCAATA belongs to Leptotrichia sp. OH3620_COT-345 and includes:
- a CDS encoding methionine ABC transporter permease, whose protein sequence is MKFDWSKFLQFNNMLIPLWETIYMVGIATIVSLIIGLPVGILLVVSDSKGVKPNKTLHKLLDMILVNITRSIPFVILMVLLIPLSRQIVGKSYGSVAFIIPLSLGAAPFVARIIEGALKEVNEGLIEASKSMGATTNEIIFKVMIPEALPALIHGLTLTVISLIGYSAIAGSIGGGGLGNAAVVDGYTRLNPEIMWQATIVIIVLVQIIQFIGNSLVKLVNKKRTR